Proteins from a genomic interval of Streptomyces fodineus:
- a CDS encoding MDR family MFS transporter, whose product MSAARLRRAARETVSGLPREFWWLWTSTLVNRLGAFVATFMALYLTLDRGYSASYAGLVASLHGLGGVVSSLGGGVMADRLGRRPTLLIAQSATAASVALLGFMTNPVAIAGVAFLVGMASNASRPAVQAMMADIVRPEDRVRAFSLNYWAINLGFAVSSMAAGFIAEFSYLAGFLIESGMTAVCAVLVFHKLPESRPTATARQAEAPVGLGTVLRDGRYMAVAGLSFLVALVFQQGSVGLPVAMGRAGFSPADYGVAIAVNGILIVALQIPVTRFIEHRDPRTLLVLSSLLAGYGFGLTAFAGSVGVFMVTVCVWTLAEIVNAPTQTGLVVRLSPAHGRGRYQGVYTLSWSLAALVAPLMSGAVIDHWGAAWLWGMCAVVGTVAGLGYGLLMRGLPKENPTAVAPRTDAEPEVRTA is encoded by the coding sequence ATGTCCGCCGCCCGTCTCAGACGTGCCGCCCGGGAGACCGTCTCCGGGCTACCCCGTGAGTTCTGGTGGCTGTGGACCAGCACCCTCGTCAACCGGCTCGGCGCCTTCGTGGCCACCTTCATGGCCCTCTACCTCACCCTCGACCGCGGCTACTCCGCGTCGTACGCCGGTCTCGTCGCCTCGCTGCACGGGCTCGGCGGTGTCGTCTCCTCGCTGGGCGGCGGGGTCATGGCCGACCGGCTCGGCAGGCGGCCGACCCTCCTCATCGCCCAGTCGGCCACGGCCGCCTCCGTCGCACTGCTCGGCTTCATGACGAACCCCGTCGCGATCGCCGGCGTCGCCTTCCTCGTCGGCATGGCCTCCAACGCCTCCCGGCCCGCCGTGCAGGCGATGATGGCCGACATCGTCCGCCCCGAGGACCGGGTACGCGCCTTCTCCCTGAACTACTGGGCCATCAACCTCGGCTTCGCCGTCTCCTCCATGGCCGCCGGGTTCATCGCCGAGTTCAGCTATCTCGCCGGGTTCCTGATCGAGTCCGGGATGACCGCCGTCTGCGCGGTGCTCGTCTTCCACAAGCTGCCCGAGTCACGGCCCACGGCCACGGCCAGGCAGGCGGAGGCCCCCGTCGGCCTCGGCACCGTGCTGCGCGACGGGCGGTACATGGCCGTCGCAGGCCTGTCCTTCCTGGTCGCCCTCGTCTTCCAGCAGGGTTCCGTCGGGCTTCCGGTCGCCATGGGCCGCGCCGGGTTCTCACCCGCCGACTACGGCGTCGCCATCGCCGTCAACGGCATCCTGATCGTCGCCCTGCAGATCCCGGTCACCCGGTTCATCGAGCACCGCGACCCGCGCACCCTGCTGGTCCTCTCCTCGCTGCTCGCCGGTTACGGCTTCGGGCTCACCGCCTTCGCCGGGTCGGTCGGCGTCTTCATGGTCACCGTGTGCGTCTGGACCCTCGCCGAGATCGTCAACGCCCCGACCCAGACCGGACTCGTCGTACGGCTCTCCCCCGCGCACGGGCGCGGGCGCTACCAGGGCGTGTACACGCTGTCGTGGTCCCTCGCCGCGCTGGTCGCGCCCCTGATGTCCGGCGCGGTGATCGACCACTGGGGCGCGGCCTGGCTCTGGGGCATGTGCGCCGTCGTGGGAACCGTCGCCGGCCTGGGATACGGCCTGCTCATGCGCGGGCTCCCGAAGGAGAACCCCACCGCAGTGGCCCCGCGGACCGACGCCGAACCCGAGGTCCGTACCGCCTGA
- a CDS encoding phosphoglyceromutase has product MADAPYKLILLRHGESEWNAKNLFTGWVDVNLNEKGEKEAVRGGELLKDADLLPDVVHTSLQKRAIRTAQLALEAADRHWIPVHRSWRLNERHYGALQGKDKAATLAEFGEEQFMLWRRSYDTPPPPLADDSEFSQAHDARYATIPPELRPNTECLKDVVVRMLPYWYDGIVPDLLAGRTVLIAAHGNSLRALVKHLDGISDADIAGLNIPTGIPLSYELDADFNPITPGGKYLDPAAAAAAIEAVKNQGKKK; this is encoded by the coding sequence ATGGCCGACGCACCGTACAAGCTGATCCTCCTCCGCCACGGCGAGAGCGAGTGGAACGCGAAGAACCTGTTCACCGGCTGGGTGGACGTCAACCTGAACGAGAAGGGCGAGAAGGAGGCAGTCCGCGGCGGCGAGCTCCTGAAGGACGCCGACCTCCTCCCCGACGTGGTCCACACGTCCCTCCAGAAGCGCGCGATCCGCACGGCCCAGCTGGCCCTCGAGGCCGCGGACCGCCACTGGATCCCGGTCCACCGCAGCTGGCGCCTGAACGAGCGCCACTACGGCGCCCTCCAGGGCAAGGACAAGGCGGCCACGCTGGCCGAGTTCGGCGAGGAGCAGTTCATGCTCTGGCGCCGCTCCTACGACACCCCGCCGCCCCCGCTCGCGGACGACTCCGAGTTCTCCCAGGCGCACGACGCCCGCTACGCGACGATCCCGCCGGAGCTGCGCCCGAACACGGAGTGCCTGAAGGACGTCGTCGTCCGGATGCTCCCCTACTGGTACGACGGCATCGTCCCCGACCTCCTGGCCGGCCGCACGGTCCTGATCGCGGCCCACGGCAACTCGCTGCGCGCCCTGGTCAAGCACCTGGACGGCATCTCCGACGCCGACATCGCGGGCCTGAACATCCCCACCGGCATCCCGCTCTCCTACGAACTCGACGCCGACTTCAACCCGATCACCCCGGGCGGCAAGTACCTCGACCCGGCGGCGGCTGCGGCGGCCATCGAGGCGGTCAAGAACCAGGGCAAGAAGAAGTAA
- a CDS encoding tyrosine-type recombinase/integrase has product MAGHIQDRWYRTETGPDGKVRKVKTERYGSGLRYRARYVGPDGTEKSKSFPDRQKRLAEQWLTQTEADMARGQYIDPRAARITFQQYAEKWVTHAPDPNTQASMESQLRLHAYPYLGARPLGSFQPAHIRDWVRQLQENGVRGSYARTIYSNVRAALSAAVDDGHLPRNPCAARSVRPPTVDNKRVLPWTPERVFAVRAGMPERYQAMVDLGGGCGLRQGEILGVAVDAIDFEADTLHVVQQLKLSRSKPVFAPPKGGKLRDVPLPGPVADALRAHMKRFPPVEITLPWKVADGPPVTKRLIFTGPRGGHVWRTSLNEEVWKRALASAGVIPERKPGGSYAESRENGMHALRHFYASVLLDAGENIKALAEYLGHSDPGLTLRVYAHLMPSSQERTRKAVAAVFDTARSSSSST; this is encoded by the coding sequence ATGGCCGGGCACATCCAGGACCGCTGGTACCGGACCGAGACCGGCCCGGACGGGAAGGTACGCAAGGTCAAGACCGAGCGCTACGGCTCGGGTCTCCGCTACCGCGCTCGCTACGTCGGCCCGGACGGCACGGAGAAGTCCAAGAGCTTCCCCGACCGTCAGAAGCGGCTCGCCGAACAGTGGCTGACGCAGACCGAAGCGGACATGGCGCGGGGTCAGTACATCGACCCCCGCGCGGCCAGGATCACCTTCCAGCAGTACGCCGAGAAGTGGGTGACCCACGCGCCGGACCCGAACACTCAGGCCTCGATGGAGTCGCAGCTTCGGTTGCACGCCTACCCCTACCTGGGGGCGCGCCCACTCGGTTCCTTCCAGCCCGCTCACATCCGCGATTGGGTGCGGCAGCTCCAGGAGAACGGCGTCCGTGGCTCGTATGCCCGGACGATTTACTCCAACGTGCGTGCCGCCCTGAGCGCGGCCGTGGACGACGGGCACCTTCCCCGGAATCCGTGCGCCGCTCGCTCAGTCCGTCCACCGACTGTGGACAACAAGCGCGTCCTGCCCTGGACGCCGGAACGGGTCTTCGCCGTCCGGGCCGGCATGCCCGAGCGCTACCAAGCCATGGTCGACCTGGGCGGCGGCTGCGGCCTTCGACAGGGCGAGATCCTGGGCGTGGCCGTCGACGCGATCGACTTCGAGGCGGACACCCTCCACGTGGTCCAGCAGCTCAAGCTGAGCCGCAGCAAGCCGGTCTTCGCCCCGCCGAAGGGTGGCAAGCTCCGGGACGTACCGCTCCCCGGTCCAGTCGCTGACGCCCTTCGGGCCCACATGAAGCGGTTCCCTCCGGTCGAGATCACCTTGCCGTGGAAGGTGGCGGACGGTCCTCCGGTGACCAAGCGGCTGATCTTCACCGGGCCGCGCGGCGGGCACGTCTGGCGTACGTCGCTCAACGAGGAGGTGTGGAAGCGGGCCCTCGCCTCGGCCGGCGTGATCCCCGAGCGGAAGCCGGGCGGGTCGTACGCCGAGTCGCGCGAGAACGGCATGCACGCACTCCGCCACTTCTACGCCTCGGTGCTCCTGGACGCGGGCGAGAACATCAAGGCCCTCGCCGAGTACCTCGGCCACTCGGACCCGGGCCTGACCCTCCGCGTGTACGCGCATCTCATGCCGTCGAGCCAGGAGCGCACCCGCAAGGCGGTCGCCGCCGTCTTCGACACGGCCCGGTCGTCCTCCTCCAGCACCTGA
- a CDS encoding helix-turn-helix transcriptional regulator — protein MGSRRLAVAETASESGGLPSRYLTPDDLVVMFDLPSVETVYQWRRKRTGPRGFRVGRHLRYDPADVQAWVESLREGAAA, from the coding sequence ATGGGTAGCCGACGCCTCGCTGTCGCGGAAACCGCCTCCGAGTCCGGTGGTCTGCCGTCGAGGTACCTGACTCCTGACGACCTGGTGGTGATGTTCGATCTGCCCAGCGTCGAGACGGTCTACCAGTGGCGCCGCAAGCGCACCGGTCCCCGAGGCTTCCGGGTCGGCCGGCACCTGCGCTACGACCCAGCGGACGTCCAAGCCTGGGTCGAGTCCCTACGGGAAGGGGCCGCCGCCTGA
- a CDS encoding replication initiator, with amino-acid sequence MPGILRQLSGLGGCTHPIRLDGHRTEYDVDTTTGEIGRVLQHLDSTALPAGQLLVRCNNRRTTRCPACAEVYRRDTFHLITAGLRGGKGTPEHVAAHPRVFATFTAPGFGPVHNRRTDGRSCRCGTHHDQDDDALGTPLAPDTYDYEAAVLWNAHAGQLWRRFSIYLRREAAKRAGLSQRHFRQHARVSFAKVAEYQKRGAVHFHAVIRLDGPGGDTPPPAWATAELLTDAIEAAAAKVHVDGPVIDGRAHTFAFGRQLDVRTIRSADFDGGQELTERAVAAYIAKYATKGAETATGALDRPLKFAAELAQLDISEHARRLIRTAWTLGARKDLEHLRLRAWAHMLGFRGHFSTKSRRYSTTLGALRDARAEWRRAQAATDERPADTTYVLAHWVFAGTGLSDAEAWLAASLEPAPGTEGEPTHG; translated from the coding sequence CTCGGCGGCTGCACGCACCCCATCCGGCTGGACGGCCACCGCACCGAGTACGACGTCGACACCACGACCGGCGAGATCGGCCGTGTCCTCCAGCACCTCGACTCGACCGCCCTCCCGGCCGGCCAACTCCTCGTCCGCTGCAACAACCGTCGGACCACCCGCTGTCCGGCCTGCGCCGAGGTCTACCGCCGCGACACCTTCCACCTGATCACCGCTGGACTGCGCGGCGGCAAGGGCACTCCGGAACACGTCGCCGCCCACCCTCGCGTCTTCGCCACCTTCACCGCCCCCGGCTTCGGCCCGGTCCACAACCGCCGCACGGACGGCCGCTCCTGTCGCTGTGGCACCCACCACGACCAGGACGACGACGCCCTTGGCACACCGCTCGCCCCGGACACGTACGACTACGAAGCGGCCGTCCTCTGGAACGCGCACGCCGGACAGCTCTGGCGGCGCTTCTCCATCTACCTCCGCCGAGAGGCCGCCAAGCGCGCGGGCCTGTCACAGCGCCACTTCCGCCAGCACGCCCGCGTCTCGTTCGCCAAGGTCGCCGAGTACCAGAAGCGCGGAGCAGTCCACTTCCACGCCGTGATCCGCCTCGACGGCCCCGGCGGCGACACTCCGCCCCCAGCCTGGGCGACCGCCGAACTGCTCACGGACGCCATCGAGGCCGCCGCCGCCAAGGTCCACGTCGACGGCCCCGTCATCGACGGCCGTGCGCACACCTTCGCCTTCGGCCGACAGCTCGACGTGCGCACCATCCGCTCGGCCGACTTCGACGGCGGCCAGGAGCTGACCGAGCGGGCCGTCGCCGCCTACATCGCCAAGTACGCCACCAAGGGCGCCGAGACCGCCACGGGAGCTCTCGACCGCCCGCTCAAGTTCGCCGCCGAACTCGCCCAGCTCGACATCAGCGAGCACGCCCGCCGCCTCATCCGAACGGCCTGGACCCTCGGCGCCCGCAAGGACCTCGAACACCTCCGCCTGCGCGCCTGGGCCCACATGCTCGGGTTCCGCGGCCACTTCTCCACCAAGTCCCGCCGCTACTCCACCACCCTTGGCGCCCTCCGCGACGCCCGCGCCGAATGGCGCCGAGCCCAGGCAGCAACCGACGAACGGCCGGCGGACACGACTTACGTCCTCGCCCACTGGGTCTTCGCCGGCACCGGCCTGTCCGACGCGGAAGCCTGGCTGGCCGCGTCCCTCGAACCCGCGCCCGGAACCGAAGGAGAGCCCACCCATGGGTAG